From one Anopheles bellator chromosome 1, idAnoBellAS_SP24_06.2, whole genome shotgun sequence genomic stretch:
- the LOC131216722 gene encoding glucose dehydrogenase [FAD, quinone]-like, translating into MLRLAALLFLAVLGRLSRPCGAFISLGNVTSLFYDAREVNYGHPELRHSYDYVIVGAGPAGCVLANRLSEDPHATVLLLEIGRGEIPLITDSPLVGPILASTDYNFGYETEKQRYGCLGLRGGRCSWAHGRGVGGSTIINNVIFTRGNRRDYDSWAKAGNEGWAWADVLPLFKRIERSSIRDFGDNGLHGHDGRLSVEDCPFRTDLARAFVKSAQSAGYRYLDYNSGDNLGVSFLQAHSLHGRRATGGTSYLRDIVDRPNLHILTRAWVTKVLIDPDTKTATGVRLVHERQHYEVEASREIILSAGAFESPKLLMLSGVGPAKHLKRHGIRLVADLPVGRKVYEHGGVYGPTFVVHKPTDDYVSFEQLANLGEVIRFRNGSGPLTTNSVESLLYVHSPFAENPDPEYPDVEVMQAFTSFSFDTSPGTRNAYYLTDRMYDEYFRPLAKTRNFMFLPMLLKPRAVGRVELKSTNPFHHPVFRYQYFEDDRDVDALVYAIKEVIRISTEAPLRKLGVELYKRKVPGCQYMAFNTIDYWRCHVRHLTATFQHQVATCKMGPPEDPEAVVDSRLRVYGIARLRVADVGIIPEAPTGHTAAHSFLIGEKAADLIREDHQQQQQHTLK; encoded by the exons ATGTTACGATTGGCGGCGCTACTTTTCCTCGCCGTCCTCGGGAGGCTGTCACGCCCGTGCGGGGCATTCATTAGTCTCGGAAACGTCACCAGTTTGTTTTACGACGCCCGGGAGGTAAACTACGGGCATCCGGAGTTGCGCCACTCGTACGATTACGTCATCGTCGGTGCTGGGCCGGCTGGATGCGTTCTGGCCAACCGCCTGTCGGAGGACCCGCACGCGACGGTGCTACTGCTGGAGATTGGCCGCGGAGAGATACCGCTGATCACCGATTCGCCGCTGGTCGGTCCGATCCTGGCGTCGACGGATTACAACTTTGGGTACGAGACCGAGAAGCAGCGGTACGGGTGCCTAGGGCTTCGGGGTGGCCGCTGCAGTTGGGCCCACGGGCGGGGCGTCGGTGGCTCGACGATCATCAACAACGTGATCTTTACGCGCGGCAATCGGCGCGACTACGATAGCTGGGCGAAAGCGGGCAACGAAGGCTGGGCCTGGGCGGATGTGTTGCCGCTGTTCAAGCGCATCGAGCGGTCAAGCATTCGAGACTTTGGTGACAATGGCCTGCACGGCCATGACGGCCGACTCTCGGTCGAGGACTGTCCGTTCAG AACAGATCTGGCTCGGGCGTTCGTGAAGAGCGCCCAGTCGGCCGGCTATCGCTATTTGGACTACAACTCCGGTGACAATTTGGGGGTCTCGTTCCTGCAAGCCCACTCCTTGCACGGCCGCCGGGCGACGGGAGGCACTAGCTACCTGCGGGACATTGTCGATCGACCGAATCTTCATATCCTGACGCGGGCCTGGGTCACCAAGGTTCTCATCGATCCCG ACacgaaaacggccaccggtgtgcGGCTGGTGCACGAGCGCCAGCACTACGAGGTCGAAGCCTCCCGGGAGATCATCCTTTCGGCGGGAGCGTTCGAAAGTCCCAAACTGTTGATGCTTTCCGGCGTCGGTCCAGCGAAGCACCTGAAGCGTCACGGCATCCGTCTGGTGGCCGATTTACCCGTCGGTCGGAAGGTGTACGAGCACGGCGGTGTGTACGGACCAACGTTCGTCGTCCACAAGCCGACGGATGATTACGTAAGCTTCGAGCAGCTGGCCAACCTGGGGGAGGTTATTCGGTTCCGCAACGGAAGTGGTCCACTGACTACGAAttcggtggaaagtttgcTCTACGTACACTCACCGTTTGCCGAGAATCCTGACCCGGAGTACCCGGACGTGGAGGTGATGCAGGCGTTCACGTCGTTCAGCTTTGACACGTCGCCCGGCACACGGAACGCCTACTATCTGACCGACCGGATGTACGACGAGTACTTCCGGCCGCTGGCGAAGACGCGCAACTTCATGTTCCTCCCGATGCTACTCAAACCGCGGGCCGTCGGGCGGGTTGAGCTGAAGTCGACGAATCCATTCCACCATCCGGTCTTTCGCTACCAGTACTTTGAGGACGACCGGGACGTGGATGCGCTGGTATACGCCATCAAGGAAGTGATACGCATTAGCACCGAGGCGCCACTGAGAAAGCTGGGGGTCGAGCTGTACAAACGTAAGGTGCCCGGCTGTCAGTATATGGCGTTCAATACGATCGACTACTGGCGGTGCCACGTGCGGCATCTCACGGCAACCTTCCAGCATCAG GTGGCTACGTGCAAAATGGGCCCACCGGAAGATCCGGAAGCCGTCGTCGATAGCCGGCTGCGGGTGTACGGAATCGCTCGGCTGCGTGTGGCTGACGTCGGTATCATTCCCGAGGCTCCCACCGGCCATACGGCGGCCCACAGTTTCCTGATCGGCGAGAAGGCTGCCGACTTGATCAGAGAagaccaccagcagcagcagcagcacaccctAAAGTAA
- the LOC131215043 gene encoding uncharacterized protein LOC131215043 has protein sequence MSVGSLGVLVALLVRPWTVRAGVPPAIALDNHFTYIVLGGDHVAESVGRYLSAKDSNKTVLVLKGNRCNDVLEPSEPSRQWLEVSYLFAESAHYLGYEFIDPFLHGSKPGIAFTNQSEGFLFPRQQLYAVDPNLKMLTDARPQRIIYNKASATILGVEVSINFETHYIFAREELIIAGRCTEDYQLLSSAQVMSKGALQKMLHAVPLQIALKSPIVAPAFALNAPDPQDYPPPSKQPYYLLATELFIETLSKDSTDRKRAAEGIQPNAKVNIVLKEQPPNRWIGFNPSVIYPEGASELSDPATLLAVLMDTVELCLKLGTSETFQKLGLTMQKLPQHPECPADPPNSLLCFVNRTLTTPAYGSDEETSVTVPMGSLTEDFRLKGARKLRLLPFGLSSPFLDRWWKRVFSYRSRAREYTTRTGVIAGQETPGLSKPPMETLLEKLKERLKYVSNMARYQ, from the exons ATGAGTGTAGGTAGTTTAGGGGTACTAGTGGCCCTTCTGGTCCGACCGTGGACCGTGCGTGCCGGTGTCCCACCGGCCATCGCTTTAGATAATCATTTCACGTACATAGTGCTCGGTGGCGATCATGTGGCCGAAAGTGTCGGGCGATACCTCTCCGCAAAGGATTCCAATAAAACGGTGCTAGTGTTGAAGGGAAACCGATGTAACGATGTCCTGGAACCGTCCGAACCTTCGAGACAGTGGCTAGAGGTGTCGTATCTGTTCGCGGAAAGTGCCCACTATCTGGGGTACGAGTTTATCGATCCGTTTCTGCACGGCTCGAAACCGGGCATTGCGTTCACGAACCAGTCGGAGGGATTCCTTTTTCCCCGGCAGCAGCTGTACGCCGTCGATCCGAATCTGAAGATGCTGACCGATGCGCGACCGCAGAGAATTATCTACAACAAAG CTTCCGCGACGATTTTAGGGGTGGAAGTGAGCATCAACTTCGAGACGCATTACATTTTTGCCCGCGAGGAACTGATAATCGCTGGAAGGTGCACCGAAGACTATCAACTGCTATCGAGTGCTCAAGTCATGTCGAAGGGCGCACTGCAGAAGATGCTCCATGCGGTTCCCTTACAGATTGCGCTGAAAAGTCCGATCGTTGCCCCAGCCTTCGCACTCAATGCACCCGATCCACAAGATTACCCGCCACCATCCAAGCAACCCTATTACCTCCTGGCGACGGAGCTGTTCATTGAAACGCTTTCGAAGGACAGCACCGATCGTAAGCGCGCTGCGGAAGGCATCCAGCCGAACGCCAAGGTGAACATTGTACTGAAAGAACAGCCGCCGAATCGGTGGATCGGGTTCAATCCGTCCGTCATCTACCCAGAAGGCGCCAGCGAGTTGTCCGATCCCGCCACCCTGCTGGCGGTCCTGATGGACACTGTCGAGCTGTGTCTGAAGCTTGGGACGAGTGAAACGTTCCAAAAACTAGGCCTAACGATGCAGAAGCTCCCACAGCACCCTGAGTGTCCAGCGGATCCACCAAACAGCTTACTATGTTTTGTAAACCGTACGCTGACCACGCCGGCGTACGGTAGCGACGAG GAAACCTCAGTCACCGTTCCGATGGGAAGTCTTACAGAAGATTTCCGGTTGAAGGGGGCCCGTAAGCTCCGTCTGCTGCCGTTCGGTTTATCGTCGCCCTTCCTGGATCGCTGGTGGAAGCGGGTGTTTTCTTATAGGAGCCGGGCGCGGGAGTACACAACTCGAACCGGAGTCATTGCAGGCCAGGAAACGCCAGGTCTCAGCAAACCACCGATGGAGACGCTGTTGGAAAAACTGAAAGAACGTTTAAAGTACGTTAGCAATATGGCGCGCTATCAATAG
- the LOC131214430 gene encoding UDP-glucose 4-epimerase gives MALNILVTGGAGFVGSHTVLELLNAGHSVYCVDNLCNAYASSGSKLPESLKRVQELTGSAITFYDVDIRNRTELQAVFRKHKIDCVVHFAALKAVGESCRIPLQYYQNNITGTSVLLEVMAEAGVFKIVYSSSATVYGEPRKLPLTETHPTGNCTNPYGKSKYFTEEILKDLCDSDGRWSVVSLRYFNPVGAHKSGRIGEDPNGEPNNLMPYISQVAIGRRECLKVFGSDYDTPDGTGVRDYIHIVDLAEGHVHAIGKLAGGSISGFRVYNLGTGRGYSVLEVVSAFSKASGRDVKYELVDRRPGDVASSYADASLAAKELGWTARRGLDEMCEDTWNWQKNNPNGFAG, from the exons ATGGCGCTGAATATTCTCGTGACCGGCGGAGCGGGATTCGTCGGATCGCACACGGTGCTTGAGCTGCTGAACGCGGGTCACTCTGTTTACTGTGTGGACAACCTGTGCAACGCGTACGCCAGCAGTGGCTCAAAGTTGCCGGAATCGCTGAAACGGGTACAGGAACTTACCGGGTCGGCCATCACTTTCTACGACGTGGACATTCGGAATCGCACCGAACTGCAAGCGGTCTTCCGGAAG CACAAAATTGATTGCGTGGTCCATTTCGCAGCGCTGAAAGCGGTCGGTGAGTCATGTCGGATTCCACTGCAATACTACCAAAACAATATCACCGGCACGAGCGTGCTACTCGAAGTGATGGCAGAG GCTGGCGTGTTCAAGATCGTCTACAGCTCGAGCGCCACGGTGTACGGAGAGCCACGAAAGTTGCCGCTCACCGAGACCCATCCGACGGGGAACTGCACCAATCCGTACGGCAAGAGCAAGTACTTTACGGAGGAAATCCTCAAGGATCTGTGCGACTCGGATGGTCgctggtcggtggtgtcgCTGCGTTACTTCAACCCCGTGGGAGCGCACAAGTCGGGCCGTATCGGTGAGGATCCGAACGGTGAGCCAAACAATCTGATGCCATACATTTCGCAAGTGGCCATCGGTCGTCGGGAGTGTTTGAAGGTGTTCGGCAGCGATTACGATACTCCGGACGGTACCGGTGTGCGTGATTACATTCACATTGTCGATCTGGCCGAAGGTCACGTGCACGCAATCGGCAAGCTGGCGGGTGGTTCCATCAGTGGCTTCCGGGTTTACAATCTTGGTACGGGTCGCGGTTACTCGGTGCTGGAAGTGGTCAGCGCCTTTTCGAAGGCTTCCGGCAGGGACGTCAAGTACGAGCTGGTCGATAG ACGTCCTGGGGATGTTGCGTCGAGCTATGCGGACGCTTCACTAGCCGCCAAAGAGCTCGGATGGACCGCACGGCGGGGACTGGACGAGATGTGTGAGGACACTTGGAATTGGcagaaaaacaatccaaacGGGTTTGCTGGATGA
- the LOC131215044 gene encoding uncharacterized protein LOC131215044, giving the protein MDPVGPWSYTTYNRIPGAASGEFHHHLASAAAAAGGTAGLAAHHNASGVGVPSTTSQLLLQAHTTSLGATGGPFNPPPGFLSTAAGVTGYDAMLSPFFHPAANPKPAHYSTTSSGSSSSNINTQHRQVLVQAQNPAAVAAAAAAAAAAAVVIKQQPVESPDNIRDGYSVAAAAAAHQQALGTFFEQQQQQQQQQQTAAVSNGPPHTGATGAAAPGGPASGSWQGGNNQLPSPFGIMPHENVLPPSPSSNNPVVTSVSGGHPYEAFGAHYSNTMNHHHHQQQQQPLNTLGAKVGATSSPVAGRASSPAVTKVIGQPGGYFSPTANTGSSSSGPTVTTTSPYAVNESLATGTYPGLAGAATTQHHIPGAAASKSCSVPNDRRVGFSSSLLPTSGAAVSLAATTVTSSASSSSPSVATGVDFKYHPRAVPLASPSSSPSVSGPGVVQYSASPRGDGRHGEEKRRLHSPGPVTSFQQQHHHQQQQQPQLQHFLNHFTVPRPSANHSPPVAAQYGGQKGAAHRSEPSQVIVSQQPQSSPISYSLTDSQQQKHARSGGNSSNSSGHSAANSNSNSNNNAPLSQQQQQYQQQHASASLTYRSSSYNPHLGATGSHGLNPSAASGEYGRVSQGSAGEDSPGLPDATVAHPHHASYHMLAVAAAAAAAAAASHAATGGQCTPSLTSGLPPSSPAAGSTSSSSSGVSSDYSSGTVAGAPPPRKGSPSSSLSGYALYSAVNNGGQQQLYVIDQSMKGGGPGSGPGGGGFFLQHHHAQQQHQQIAYPSVITTRAAQQQTVPTAQHLQHQQQHIGQWNSAAAHEAAKTDPMQMVKNLQRPPMTMEPVAEKNIPPEPAPKPASKGSRASGAKGARSRRKKTDPATTSSPAKANATLNGTVGHEDARLPNSDRLLQVQNVASKTEHREPGAGESIQRWHYGGDGGSGGAGGAGANLPGRIFPGHHLATGSQSSLFSSSPHSLYYHHPSFHSLPGGSGPPLVPLTPSEIISGGPGPSTVGNLGTSSYTTLLSVSTTIANSEARRSEDERRVGSGVSDKVVVPDIEEELGFLSEHNGANNSLAGGGGEGAIHTSGKAVPNSSETSAAGGSGTGTTNNGCVSNALKKFNIPANMNKGFMGSYLKFLQGERDSSPPPTTRGGRKAIWSRPEGRSAPANKSTTSNAAAQVATTTGATTMPTTTTTAGSGTSSVKALPYGSNPSEPEHKLDVSTKNGGRVTGGGSNHSIPALQAKQANHDGTGQQQMYSSGAKDNRKRKYNAPSAVASRSQQDPLSTMPPQRRQTTSRKAKAKAILQQQQLLQPSTMEEPADFAHDSDSDPAWTPTDDKDDDDEEPIVEGSKKFAKKRTTAQTKEQPERARSNILSVAAAGAGIADYDYGSDEDDPSTVVLTQETVLSQHTLSIQHQQLQQQATMLHQAPAPLQHQQQQMINAQTQPILYGQQANNHIAVPDQYGMHHSQPQQSFNAPGTAMMASSISQTPTDEFQVGDFVVLRSDLVQNYPFIWRVDGKTLLQKYEAYDDPSGKTLHRNVSTYAAWNGESKKLYVKIPVRFRAHNATESVVEFMRNELPISPDESGGTGSDGSNGGAIDQQQQHFLDKSMDETKMYQDVFEVYIQTLISQALDANFLKEIFQEQDDYFLTRVKTIDNLTEDRRRRLIQLTPWSRNILTSIGTFPAYNIITEVHHHIHQLQPVCVACHQPGIAMRIVLQGQTYNAATLAPAAVDAASHYDKSFQLCSACSVRFELLHKICHQKYMMFVECAKRVNQQISHDSGKAATVILNELLADEHWLAMLFKEVRSIWAEIESLERQQCRF; this is encoded by the exons ATGGATCCGGTCGGTCCGTGGTCGTACACGACGTACAATCGAATACCGGGTGCGGCGAGCGGTGAGTTTCATCACCATCTGGCatcggccgcagcagccgccggtggAACGGCCGGTCTCGCCGCACATCATAACGCCTCCGGTGTCGGGGTTCCTTCGACCACCTCGCAATTACTGCTACAAGCTCACACGACATCGCTCGGTGCCACGGGAGGTCCGTTCAACCCTCCGCCCGGTTTTCTGTCCACAGCCGCCGGAGTAACCGGATACGATGCCATGTTGTCACCGTTTTTTCATCCCGCGGCCAACCCGAAACCCGCTCACTACAGCACCACGAGTAGCGGGAGTAGCAGTAGCAACATCAATACTCAGCACCGGCAAGTGTTGGTCCAGGCCCAGAATCCTGCAGCAGTGGCCgctgcagcggccgcagcagcagcagccgccgtcgTCATTAAACAACAACCGGTGGAAAGTCCGGACAACATCCGCGATGGTTACTCGGTAgcagcggctgccgctgcccatCAACAAGCGCTCGGAACGTTCTTcgaacaacagcagcagcagcaacaacagcaacagacgGCGGCCGTTAGCAATGGTCCACCGCACACCGGGGCGACAGGCGCTGCGGCACCCGGAGGACCAGCTAGCGGATCCTGGCAGGGCGGCAACAATCAGCTGCCGAGCCCGTTTGGCATAATGCCCCACGAAAACGTCCTTCCACCGAGTCCTTCTTCGAACAATCCGGTC GTCACCTCCGtatccggtggccatccgtACGAAGCGTTTGGAGCACACTACAGCAACACCAtgaaccaccatcaccatcagcagcagcagcagccactgAATACCCTGGGCGCGAAGGTTGGTGCAACATCGTCTCCGGTCGCTGGCCGTGCCTCGTCGCCGGCCGTCACGAAAGTGATCGGTCAACCGGGCGGTTACTTTTCACCCACGGCaaacaccggcagcagcagcagcggtcccacggtcaccaccacctcgCCGTACGCCGTGAATGAATCTCTGGCAACCGGAACCTATCCGGGTTTGGCAGGGGCAGCCACCACGCAACATCACATCCCCGGCGCTGCAGCGAGTAAGTCTTGTTCCGTACCGAATGACCGGCGAGTCGGCTTTTCGTCTTCACTTCTACCGACGTCGGGTGCCGCCGTTTCGTTGGCCGCAACAACCGTCACCTCATCAGCTTCCTCGTCCTCtccctcggtggccaccggtgttgACTTCAAGTATCACCCGCGAGCAGTTCCGCTCGCTTCTCCCTCATCCTCCCCCTCAGTTAGTGGACCGGGTGTGGTGCAATACTCTGCATCGCCTCGTGGTGATGGTCGGCACGGCGAGGAAAAACGGCGGCTGCATTCACCCGGTCCAGTGACttccttccagcagcagcaccaccaccaacaacagcaacaacctcAACTGcagcattttttaaatcactttACGGTTCCGCGTCCGTCGGCAAATCACtcgccaccggtggcagcacAGTACGGTGGCCAGAAGGGAGCGGCGCACCGTAGTGAACCGTCCCAGGTGATCGTGAGCCAGCAACCGCAATCGTCACCGATTAGCTACTCGCTGACGGATAGTCAACAGCAGAAGCACGCTCGAAGCGGCGGCAATAGCAGCAATAGCAGTGGCCACAGTGCCGCaaatagtaatagtaatagtaataacAATGCGCCCCtgtcccagcagcagcagcaatatcAACAGCAACACGCCAGTGCCTCTCTTACTTATAGGTCCAGTAGTTATAATCCGCATTTAGGTGCTACAGGCAGTCACGGGCTCAATCCGTCCGCCGCTAGTGGCGAGTACGGCCGGGTTTCGCAAGGGAGCGCAGGGGAAGATTCTCCCGGGCTTCCGGATGCGACAGTGGCGCATCCACATCACGCCTCGTACCACATGCTagcggtggctgcggcggcagctgcagcagccgcagcctctcacgcggccaccggggggcAATGCACCCCATCGCTCACCTCCGGTTTGCCACCGTCTTCGCCCGCTGCCGGCTCAacttcctcctcgtcgtccggtgTATCGTCGGATTATTCCTCCGGCACCGTCGCCGGTGCCCCACCACCGAGAAAGGGGTCCCCTTCGTCGTCGCTCTCAGGCTATGCGCTTTACTCTGCGGTCAATAACggcggacagcagcagctctacGTGATCGATCAGTCCATGAAAGGGGGAGGGCCAGGATCGGGGCCAGGTGGaggagggttttttttgcagcatcatcacgctcaacaacaacaccagcagaTCGCCTACCCGTCGGTGATAACGACCAGAgcggcacaacaacaaactgttCCGACGGCACAGcacctgcagcaccagcaacaacataTCGGTCAGTGGAACTCGGCGGCAGCCCACGAGGCTGCTAAAACCGATCCAATGCAGATGGTAAAAAATTTACAGCGACCTCCCATGACGATGGAGCCGGTGGCGGAGAAAAATATCCCACCGGAGCCTGCCCCGAAGCCGGCATCGAAAGGATCCCGTGCTAGTGGCGCGAAAGGAGCCCGATCTCGACGCAAGAAAACAGATCCGGCGACTACCTCGTCCCCGGCAAAGGCTAACGCTACGCTAAACGGCACGGTGGGACACGAGGATGCGAGGCTTCCGAATAGTGATCGTTTGTTGCAGGTTCAGAACGTGGCGAGCAAAACGGAACACCGTGAGCCGGGAGCGGGCGAGTCGATTCAACGCTGGCAttacggtggcgatggtggttcgggtggtgctggtggggctGGTGCCAATCTCCCGGGGAGAATCTTCCCCGGCCACCATCTGGCCACTGGTTCACAGTCGTCCTTATTTTCCTCCTCACCTCACTCGCTCTATTATCACCATCCATCGTTTCATTCACTGCCAGGGGGCAGTGGCCCACCTCTGGTACCGCTTACTCCGAGTGAGATAATTAGTGGCGGGCCGGGTCCCTCCACCGTAGGCAATTTAGGCACTAGTTCTTACACAACGTTACTGAGCGTTTCGACCACGATCGCCAACAGTGAGGCTCGTAGAAGCGAAGACGAACGACGTGTTGGTAGTGGAGTTTCGGATAAGGTCGTCGTGCCGGATATAGAAGAAGAACTTGGCTTTCTTTCAGAACACAATGGAGCAAACAATAGTTTGGCTGGtggaggaggagaaggagcGATACATACCTCGGGTAAAGCGGTGCCTAACAGCTCGGAGACATCTGCCGCCGGAGGATCCGGAACTGGAACGACAAATAATGGATGCGTTTCGAATGCCCTGAAAAAATTCAATATTCCCGCCAACATGAACAAAGGCTTCATGGGAAGCTATCTGAAGTTTCTGCAAGGCGAACGGGACAgctcaccgccaccgaccactCGCGGTGGACGGAAAGCGATATGGTCAAGGCCTGAGGGCCGCAGCGCGCCAGCAAATAAAAGCACCACTTCCAACGCTGCAGCCCAAGTGGCTACGACGACAGGAGCTACAACGATGCCCACCACTACAACAACGGCGGGATCGGGAACGTCCTCCGTCAAAGCGTTACCGTACGGTAGCAATCCAAGCGAACCGGAGCACAAGCTGGATGTTAGTACTAAAAACGGCGGTAGGGTTACGGGAGGCGGCTCTAATCACAGTATCCCTGCCCTGCAGGCCAAACAAGCGAACCACGATGGGACAGGTCAACAGCAGATGTATAGTAGCGGTGCGAAAGataatcgaaagcgaaagtacAATGCACCATCGGCGGTTGCCAGTAGGAGTCAACAAG ATCCTCTCAGCACGATGCCACCGCAGCGCCGTCAAACGACCAGTCGAAAGGCAAAGGCAAAGGCCATtttacagcagcaacagctgctgcAGCCCAGTACCATGGAAGAGCCGGCCGATTTTGCGCACGATTCCGATTCTGATCCTGCGtggacaccgaccgacgataaG gacgatgacgatgaagagCCCATTGTtgaaggcagcaaaaaatttgCGAAAAAACGGACCACAGCTCAGACCAAGGAACAACCGGAACGGGCGCGGTCCAACATTCTGTCAG TGGCAGCTGCAGGCGCCGGCATAGCCGACTATGATTACGGAAGCGACGAGGATGACCCTTCCACCGTTGTTCTGACGCAAGAAACGGTATTATCGCAGCACACTTTGTCTATCCAAcatcagcagcttcagcagcaagCGACGATGCTTCACCAAGCACCAGCGCCGttgcaacaccagcaacagcagatgATCAACGCGCAAACACAGCCAATCCTTTACGGCCAACAAGCAAACAATCACATTGCAGTACCGGATCAGTATGGTATGCACCACAGTCAGCCACAGCAATCGTTCAACGCACCCGGCACCGCAATGATGGCCAGTTCCATCTCCCAGACCCCAACTGACGAGTTCCAG GTGGGGGACTTTGTTGTGTTGCGGTCGGATTTGGTGCAAAACTATCCGTTCATCTGGCGTGTCGATGGCAAAACGTTGCTGCAAAAATACGAAGCGTACGACGATCCGAGTGGCAAAACGTTACATCGGAACGTATCAACC TACGCCGCGTGGAATGGGGAGTCGAAAAAGTTGTACGTAAAAATTCCCGTCCGCTTCCGGGCGCACAACGCGACGGAATCGGTCGTCGAGTTTATGCGCAACGAACTGCCGATCAGCCCGGACGAGTCTGGAGGGACCGGCTCTGATGGTAGCAACGGCGGTgccatcgatcagcagcagcagcatttccTTGATAAATCGATGGACGAAACAAAGATGTACCAGGACGTGTTTGAGGTGTACATCCAGACGCTGATATCGCAGGCACTCGATGCGAACTTTTTGAAAGAAATCTTCCAGGAACAAG ATGATTACTTCCTGACACGCGTGAAAACGATCGACAATCTCACGGAGGACCGCCGGCGGCGTCTCATTCAGCTGACGCCCTGGTCTCGGAACATACTGACGTCGATTGGTACCTTTCCGGCGTACAACATCATAACCGAAGTGCACCATCACATTCACCAGCTTCAGCCGGTGTGTGTGGCCTGCCATCAGCCGGGCATCGCGATGCGGATCGTGCTGCAGGGCCAGACGTACAACGCCGCCACGCTGGCCCCGGCCGCAGTAGACGCTGCTTCGCATTACGATAAAAGCTTTCAACTGTGCAGCGCGTGTTCGGTGCGATTCGAGCTACTGCACAAGATTTGCCACCAAAAGTACATGATGTTTGTTGAGTGTGCCAAGCGCGTTAACCAGCAGATTTCGCACGATTCCGGCAAAGCGGCCACCGTCATCCTGAACGAACTGCTCGCCGACGAACACTGGCTCGCGATG CTCTTCAAGGAGGTGCGCAGCATATGGGCCGAAATCGAGAGTCTCGAGCGTCAGCAGTGTCGGTTTTAG